From a single Thermoanaerobaculia bacterium genomic region:
- a CDS encoding O-antigen ligase family protein yields MSPFARPSGLDRAVELLACAALAVALLFQNPYGELGPEADRFLMLQILALLALVLAAVAPLARAGAVARSLRDLAASPLARWGLALGGTAVVATVAAVDPLRSLFGAPPRLFGLASELALLALFGVLAPRLRAAEARGRWETAGLAATGAMVAYALVQWAGLDPLRWQVDWQGRPTAAQGNPLFLAQALVFLIPVAAGRAVTRWRAGQSVAALAASGLALAAVAVALRTAARGPLLGLAVAAIVFAALAGLSSSRGAARRAGAALAGLLVAAVVAGSWFAWQGAERLTGTAGQRLLLWGSVVRLFEASPSPRLVVGFGPESLAIVLPPHLPPELPERVWRPDLYHDRAHNAVLDALATGGILRLAAGLGLAFVAGLTVLRLAGVRRGNLAQHSDRPGAAGVGERWRFVALAAALGGQAVAAQFGVATAATATLFWLSLALLAGAAASSAEPDLSPAEGGAKPAAVGKRAAEELRRGARRAVRWRWTVAAGMLALVAFGAWVPAQREGDAMGGRVLLLLLLAAGGIGLAFASAGSTPGDAPERQRSRAVPVSVVASVRAASGPAKAGAATVVMGALASLALVQLPQMASGVALKQGRTALEAGRPDLAVAILARAERLFPAFEDPSIALARAEQRLAERAATTGDAVGREAGFGRAAATLAEARRRHPGLSQLALEEAHLAARRADGAASGQEQAALFESAVASYREVLASDPQSSTVHRGLGAALLALGRLEEAGRELETSVRLAPRSLESWLLLGRLRLSAGDERAAREAFQAARELDAVRSRRLLEGLVRARPADPSALRDLALFEIVEGRRKAAIAAIERAMALTLPQDLPPLVRLTGLAAALP; encoded by the coding sequence GTGAGTCCGTTCGCCCGGCCGTCCGGGCTCGACCGCGCCGTCGAGCTTCTGGCCTGTGCCGCCCTGGCGGTGGCGTTGCTCTTCCAGAATCCCTACGGCGAGCTCGGACCCGAGGCCGACCGCTTCCTGATGCTGCAGATCCTGGCGCTCCTCGCTCTCGTCCTCGCAGCGGTTGCGCCTCTCGCGCGGGCCGGCGCTGTTGCGCGATCCCTGCGCGACCTCGCGGCCTCTCCCCTGGCGCGCTGGGGGCTCGCGCTGGGCGGCACGGCGGTCGTCGCCACGGTGGCCGCGGTCGACCCGCTGCGCAGCCTCTTCGGAGCCCCGCCGCGGCTCTTCGGGCTCGCGAGCGAGCTCGCGCTGCTCGCTCTCTTCGGCGTGCTGGCGCCGCGTCTGCGGGCGGCCGAAGCGCGGGGGCGATGGGAGACCGCAGGGCTCGCCGCGACCGGCGCGATGGTCGCCTACGCCCTGGTGCAGTGGGCCGGTCTCGATCCGTTGCGCTGGCAGGTCGATTGGCAGGGACGGCCGACTGCCGCCCAGGGCAACCCGCTCTTTCTCGCGCAGGCGCTGGTCTTTCTGATCCCGGTCGCCGCCGGGCGGGCGGTCACCCGGTGGCGCGCGGGGCAGAGCGTCGCCGCCCTGGCGGCGTCGGGGCTGGCGCTCGCTGCCGTCGCGGTGGCGCTGCGGACGGCGGCACGCGGTCCGCTGCTCGGCCTCGCCGTCGCGGCCATCGTCTTCGCCGCCCTGGCCGGGCTTTCGAGCTCTCGCGGTGCCGCGCGCCGGGCCGGCGCGGCGCTCGCCGGGTTGCTGGTCGCTGCCGTTGTCGCCGGCTCCTGGTTCGCCTGGCAGGGGGCCGAGCGGCTGACCGGAACGGCCGGCCAGCGCCTGCTGCTCTGGGGCTCGGTGGTCCGGCTCTTCGAGGCCAGCCCGTCGCCGCGGCTCGTCGTCGGCTTCGGTCCCGAGTCGCTGGCGATCGTGCTGCCGCCCCACCTTCCCCCGGAGCTCCCGGAGCGCGTCTGGCGCCCCGACCTCTACCATGACCGGGCCCACAACGCGGTGCTCGACGCCCTCGCCACGGGCGGAATCCTGCGCCTCGCCGCGGGCCTGGGGCTGGCGTTCGTCGCCGGCCTTACCGTCTTGCGGCTCGCCGGGGTGCGCCGCGGCAACCTGGCCCAGCACAGCGATCGCCCTGGAGCCGCCGGGGTCGGCGAGCGGTGGCGATTCGTCGCCTTGGCCGCCGCCCTCGGCGGCCAGGCGGTGGCGGCGCAGTTCGGAGTCGCGACGGCGGCGACCGCGACCCTGTTCTGGCTGAGCCTCGCGTTGCTCGCCGGCGCGGCGGCGTCGTCCGCGGAGCCGGACCTCTCTCCCGCGGAGGGCGGTGCGAAGCCCGCCGCCGTCGGCAAGCGCGCCGCCGAAGAGCTGCGGCGCGGCGCGCGCCGCGCGGTCCGGTGGCGTTGGACGGTCGCCGCCGGGATGCTGGCCCTGGTCGCCTTCGGCGCCTGGGTGCCGGCGCAGCGGGAGGGGGATGCGATGGGGGGGCGCGTCCTGCTGCTCCTGCTGCTCGCTGCGGGGGGCATCGGTCTCGCCTTCGCGAGCGCCGGGTCCACTCCGGGAGACGCTCCGGAGCGGCAGCGGTCCCGCGCGGTGCCGGTCTCGGTCGTGGCCTCGGTGCGGGCGGCGTCGGGGCCGGCGAAGGCCGGGGCGGCGACGGTGGTGATGGGGGCGCTCGCCAGCCTGGCTCTGGTGCAGCTGCCGCAGATGGCGAGCGGCGTCGCTCTCAAGCAGGGTCGCACCGCCCTCGAGGCGGGGCGCCCCGACCTCGCCGTTGCGATCCTGGCACGCGCCGAGCGGCTCTTTCCCGCCTTCGAGGATCCCTCGATCGCGCTGGCGCGCGCCGAGCAGCGGCTTGCCGAACGCGCTGCCACGACGGGCGACGCTGTCGGACGCGAGGCCGGCTTCGGCCGCGCCGCCGCGACCCTGGCCGAGGCCCGGCGGCGGCATCCCGGCTTGTCGCAACTGGCGCTCGAAGAGGCCCATCTGGCCGCGCGTCGCGCCGACGGCGCGGCGTCTGGGCAGGAGCAGGCGGCGCTCTTCGAGAGCGCCGTCGCCTCCTATCGCGAGGTCCTGGCGAGCGATCCGCAGAGCTCGACCGTCCACCGCGGGCTCGGAGCGGCTCTCCTCGCTCTCGGGCGACTGGAGGAGGCGGGGCGCGAGCTCGAGACGAGCGTGCGGCTCGCCCCACGGTCGCTCGAGTCCTGGCTTCTCCTCGGGCGCCTGCGTCTTTCCGCCGGTGACGAGCGTGCTGCGCGCGAGGCCTTCCAGGCGGCGCGGGAGCTCGACGCGGTGCGGTCACGCCGGCTGCTCGAGGGCCTGGTGCGGGCGCGCCCCGCGGACCCTTCGGCGCTGCGCGATCTGGCGCTGTTCGAGATCGTCGAAGGCCGGCGCAAGGCGGCGATCGCCGCAATCGAGCGCGCCATGGCGCTCACCCTGCCGCAGGACCTGCCGCCGCTCGTGCGCCTGACCGGCCTCGCTGCGGCGTTGCCGTAG
- a CDS encoding glycosyltransferase family 4 protein — MERLRIGLLSYEYPPETGLGGIGTYTWTQAQALARAGHEVHVLAGSAAPGPKASAARRERDGDVTVWRDAAPASARRLGAVLGRLGWWWSRNRLENGLRMRRLLGRVAAREKLDLVEVPECGGEGLFLPRRWETRKVVRFHSPAELIMPFYDTRPGDRRLCAWLERRGYRRAAAATSCSAFLAREVAHRLGYRQPIVTVPNGIDLTQADGASTFDLRAAIGATGATGAGAAEPVVLFAGRFEPRKGSALLGELVPELLARRSLHFVVLGEDLFGHGERELVPRCRARQGEPQTGALHLLGRRPVEDVRAAMRQADVVLLPSRWENAPYTVLEAMAAGAPLVVSRVGGIPELVADGSEALVVADQDVAAHLTAVRLLLDNRELAQSLGAAARRRVEREFTADGMAERSLGVYRRVVEGAG; from the coding sequence GTGGAGCGTCTGCGCATCGGCCTGCTGTCGTACGAGTATCCGCCCGAGACCGGACTGGGGGGGATCGGCACCTACACCTGGACCCAGGCGCAGGCGCTGGCGCGGGCGGGGCACGAGGTGCATGTGCTCGCCGGCAGCGCGGCTCCGGGACCGAAGGCTAGCGCGGCGCGCCGCGAGCGCGACGGCGACGTCACCGTCTGGCGCGACGCCGCTCCGGCGTCGGCACGCCGCCTCGGTGCGGTTCTCGGGCGGCTGGGCTGGTGGTGGAGCCGCAACCGGCTCGAGAACGGGCTGCGGATGCGCCGACTGCTCGGCCGGGTCGCGGCCCGCGAGAAGCTCGATCTGGTCGAGGTCCCCGAATGCGGCGGCGAGGGGCTCTTCCTCCCGCGCCGGTGGGAGACTCGCAAGGTCGTGCGATTCCACTCGCCTGCCGAGCTCATCATGCCGTTCTACGACACGCGGCCCGGCGATCGCCGGCTCTGCGCATGGCTCGAGCGTCGTGGCTATCGACGGGCCGCGGCGGCGACTTCGTGCTCGGCCTTTCTGGCGCGAGAGGTCGCCCACCGACTCGGATATCGGCAGCCGATCGTCACCGTGCCCAACGGCATCGACCTCACGCAGGCCGACGGCGCCTCGACGTTCGACCTGCGCGCGGCGATCGGAGCGACAGGAGCGACCGGAGCGGGGGCCGCGGAGCCCGTCGTCCTCTTCGCCGGCAGGTTCGAGCCGCGCAAGGGCTCGGCGCTGCTCGGCGAGCTGGTGCCCGAGCTCCTCGCCCGAAGATCGCTGCACTTCGTCGTCCTCGGCGAGGATCTCTTCGGGCACGGCGAGCGCGAGCTCGTGCCGCGCTGCCGGGCCCGCCAGGGCGAGCCGCAGACGGGGGCTCTGCACCTCCTGGGGCGTCGCCCGGTGGAAGACGTCCGGGCGGCGATGCGGCAGGCCGACGTCGTGCTGCTGCCCAGCCGTTGGGAGAACGCGCCCTACACGGTGCTCGAAGCCATGGCCGCCGGCGCGCCGCTGGTGGTGTCGCGGGTCGGCGGCATCCCGGAGCTCGTCGCGGACGGCAGCGAAGCGCTGGTCGTCGCTGACCAGGATGTCGCCGCGCATCTCACGGCAGTCCGGCTACTGCTCGACAACCGCGAGCTGGCGCAGAGCCTCGGCGCTGCGGCACGCCGGCGGGTCGAGCGGGAGTTCACCGCCGACGGCATGGCCGAGCGCTCGCTCGGGGTTTACCGGCGCGTCGTCGAGGGGGCAGGTTAG
- a CDS encoding glycosyltransferase family 4 protein, with protein sequence MRGPLRRFVRGLARRRETARRRQEHEALLAELSAAGLPGDSVGAPPRLLAIGSWEFPVYSQSFVYQELAALVAAGFDVRIACTARGEPEALPPQCATLAGRTLRLPSERQITRRDLAYFRRTRPAAVTRLLALLAQATGRSAAELAADDHLLRAFSFARIAEAWGADLVHSYFFYEGSLAAFVAQQLLGLPRGITCYADHLLADYRLKLVAQQLAVADLVVATSERARRELVDLAPACAPRTIVKPNAVDGHYFDRAARVEPAPGEPFRLLSVARIDPKKGLQDLLAAAAELGRREIAFELELVGGVETGSEGGELELAGLHAAIAGLGLGGVVALRGFLPAAGVRAALAGAHLFVAPYVETARGDKDGIPTAVLEAMATGLAVVATRSGSLPELIADGGNGRLVEPGSPAELAAAIAGLLAAPGERARLGEAAARTVRERFSIEVCEPELARRLGALADGRRTKPAATQAT encoded by the coding sequence ATGCGCGGCCCACTGCGGCGCTTCGTTCGGGGGCTCGCACGGCGCCGGGAGACCGCCCGACGCCGACAAGAGCACGAGGCCCTCCTTGCCGAGCTTTCTGCCGCGGGTCTCCCCGGTGATTCGGTCGGCGCCCCTCCGCGCCTGCTGGCGATCGGCTCCTGGGAGTTCCCGGTCTACTCCCAGAGCTTCGTCTATCAGGAGCTCGCGGCGCTCGTCGCGGCCGGTTTCGACGTTCGCATCGCCTGCACGGCGAGGGGGGAGCCCGAGGCGCTGCCTCCGCAGTGTGCAACGCTCGCCGGACGGACCCTGCGCCTGCCGTCCGAGCGCCAGATCACGCGCCGCGACCTGGCGTACTTCCGACGCACGCGGCCGGCCGCCGTGACGCGCCTGCTGGCGCTCCTCGCCCAGGCGACCGGCCGGAGCGCCGCCGAGCTCGCGGCCGACGACCATCTGCTGCGTGCCTTCTCCTTCGCGCGGATCGCCGAGGCCTGGGGAGCCGATCTCGTCCACAGCTACTTCTTCTATGAGGGGAGCCTCGCCGCCTTCGTCGCGCAGCAGCTGCTCGGCCTGCCGCGCGGGATCACCTGCTACGCCGACCATCTCCTCGCCGACTACCGCCTGAAGCTGGTGGCGCAGCAGCTCGCTGTCGCCGATCTCGTGGTCGCGACCTCGGAGCGCGCCCGACGGGAGCTCGTCGACCTCGCCCCTGCCTGCGCGCCGCGGACGATCGTCAAGCCGAACGCGGTCGATGGCCACTATTTTGACCGCGCCGCGCGGGTCGAGCCGGCCCCCGGCGAGCCGTTCCGGCTGCTCTCGGTGGCGCGGATCGACCCCAAGAAGGGCCTGCAGGATCTGCTCGCGGCGGCGGCGGAGCTCGGCCGGCGGGAGATCGCGTTCGAGCTCGAGCTGGTGGGGGGAGTCGAGACGGGGTCGGAGGGCGGGGAGCTCGAGCTCGCCGGTCTGCACGCCGCAATCGCCGGCCTCGGGCTCGGCGGCGTCGTCGCGCTGCGCGGCTTCCTCCCGGCGGCCGGAGTGCGCGCCGCTCTCGCGGGGGCGCACCTCTTCGTCGCGCCCTATGTCGAGACTGCGCGCGGCGACAAGGACGGCATCCCGACGGCGGTTCTCGAGGCGATGGCGACGGGGCTCGCGGTGGTGGCGACGCGCTCGGGTTCCCTCCCCGAGCTGATCGCGGACGGCGGGAACGGGCGCCTGGTCGAGCCGGGTTCGCCGGCGGAGCTCGCGGCGGCGATCGCCGGGCTCCTGGCCGCGCCCGGGGAGCGGGCGCGGCTCGGGGAGGCGGCCGCGCGAACGGTGCGCGAGCGTTTCTCGATCGAGGTCTGCGAGCCCGAGCTGGCGCGGCGTCTCGGCGCGCTGGCCGACGGCCGCCGGACGAAACCGGCGGCTACGCAGGCGACCTGA
- a CDS encoding peptidyl-prolyl cis-trans isomerase, with protein sequence MTTLHRSLGLALLLLTAACAAGPTPPPATAAAPQPAPEKTAVATPSIPPAAPQVVLATVGDQPITVDEFRDEMARRGGRIPGQFATVEQRQALLDEMIQQRAALAQAREEGLDQDPEYRATIERMLTTQYLRTHLDPELEKIEVTAAEVAAFYEAHRDEFLTPARIRAAWIYLAVSAKADAAQVEKTRQRLLAARDEAAKLPPETRNFGEIAKRYSEDAATRYVGGELGWIYESQAESYRWGAELVQAAFALPAPGALSEVRRHEKGWYVLKLVEREEAAPTPIEKLAPGIRSRIQKERREAVRASFFERLLTSMPVTVDAAGLAAIAPLQPAEPPAAPPSLPKN encoded by the coding sequence ATGACGACCCTTCACCGCAGCCTCGGGCTCGCGCTTCTCCTGCTCACGGCCGCCTGCGCTGCGGGCCCGACACCGCCACCGGCGACCGCTGCCGCGCCGCAGCCTGCGCCCGAGAAAACGGCGGTCGCAACGCCTTCGATCCCGCCGGCCGCTCCCCAGGTCGTCCTGGCAACGGTCGGCGACCAGCCGATCACCGTCGATGAGTTCCGCGACGAGATGGCGCGGCGCGGCGGGCGGATCCCCGGTCAGTTCGCCACGGTCGAGCAGCGCCAGGCGTTGCTCGACGAAATGATCCAGCAGCGCGCCGCCCTCGCGCAGGCGCGCGAGGAGGGGCTCGATCAGGATCCCGAGTACCGGGCGACCATCGAGCGCATGCTGACCACGCAGTACCTGCGCACCCACCTCGATCCCGAGCTCGAGAAGATCGAAGTGACGGCGGCGGAGGTCGCGGCCTTCTACGAAGCCCACCGTGACGAGTTCCTGACGCCGGCGCGGATCCGCGCCGCCTGGATCTACCTCGCGGTCTCGGCCAAGGCCGACGCCGCGCAGGTCGAGAAGACCCGGCAACGGCTGCTCGCGGCCCGCGACGAGGCGGCGAAGCTGCCGCCCGAGACGCGGAACTTCGGCGAGATCGCCAAGCGCTACTCCGAAGATGCCGCGACGCGCTATGTCGGCGGCGAGCTCGGCTGGATCTACGAAAGCCAGGCCGAGTCGTATCGCTGGGGTGCCGAGCTCGTCCAGGCCGCCTTCGCCCTTCCTGCGCCCGGCGCCCTTTCCGAGGTCCGCCGTCACGAAAAGGGCTGGTACGTCCTCAAGCTCGTCGAGCGCGAAGAGGCCGCGCCAACGCCGATCGAGAAGCTCGCGCCGGGCATCCGCAGCCGAATCCAGAAGGAGCGCCGCGAGGCGGTACGAGCGAGCTTCTTCGAGCGCCTCCTGACTTCGATGCCAGTCACCGTCGATGCCGCCGGACTGGCGGCGATCGCCCCGCTGCAGCCCGCCGAGCCGCCCGCCGCTCCCCCGTCGCTGCCGAAGAACTGA
- a CDS encoding ABC-F family ATP-binding cassette domain-containing protein, translating to MISITNLAKAFGGDTLFEGASFQLNAGSRYGLVGANGSGKSTFLKILAGDEVASDGIINMPRRARMGVLKQDHFQYEDVPIVNVAMMGKKDVWDALEERERLLAHMDGDFDSDRYADVEEFILHNDGYSLEPHAAEILEGLGIPTNVHKETLSVLSGGFKLRVLLAQVLASDPDILLLDEPTNHLDILTIRWLEKFLMAYKGCAVVISHDHRFLDNISTHILDVDYETILLYHGNYTQFEEQKAAERDRKEHEIEKREGEIAKHKEFVDRFKAKASKARQAQSKVKMIEKIVIDRLPQTSRRYPTFKFTQRRPSGRQVLELEGISKSYGEHRVLNNVSLRVQRGDRLAILGPNGIGKSTLLKIAMGVVEPDAGKVEWGYETWPGYFAQDHRELVDASEQSVEAWLWEIVPSETIGFVRGKLAEVLFRGDDVYKQLRALSGGEAARLVMAKLSVQKPNILVLDEPTNHLDLEAIEAFVEGLEAYDGTILFVSHDRWFVSRLANRILEITHTGIRDFEGSYEDYLARCGDDHLDADVVLARARQDKKKEAAKKAAGPQTPAQDKHLKALVHRRDKLTAEIEKAEARVHAINEMFCNPGFFDKTGATEVKKLEAEQKTLNTKIEEGMTEWARLETELGELTPAPAAN from the coding sequence ATGATTTCGATCACCAACCTGGCCAAAGCCTTCGGCGGCGATACCCTCTTCGAGGGCGCCTCCTTCCAGTTGAATGCGGGATCCCGTTACGGCCTGGTGGGCGCCAACGGTTCCGGCAAGTCGACGTTCTTGAAGATCCTCGCCGGCGACGAAGTCGCCTCCGACGGCATCATCAACATGCCGCGGCGCGCCCGCATGGGCGTCCTGAAGCAGGACCACTTCCAGTACGAGGACGTGCCGATCGTCAACGTCGCGATGATGGGCAAGAAGGACGTCTGGGACGCCCTCGAGGAGCGCGAGCGCCTGCTCGCCCATATGGACGGCGATTTCGACTCCGACCGCTACGCCGACGTCGAGGAGTTCATCCTCCACAACGACGGCTACTCGCTCGAACCGCACGCCGCCGAGATCCTCGAGGGGCTGGGAATTCCGACCAACGTCCACAAAGAGACACTGTCGGTGCTCTCCGGCGGCTTCAAGCTGCGCGTGCTGCTCGCCCAGGTGCTCGCCTCCGACCCCGACATCCTGCTCCTCGACGAGCCGACCAACCATCTCGACATCCTGACCATCCGCTGGCTCGAGAAGTTCCTCATGGCCTACAAGGGCTGTGCGGTGGTGATCTCCCACGACCACCGCTTTCTCGACAACATCTCGACCCACATCCTCGACGTCGACTACGAGACCATCCTCCTCTACCACGGCAACTACACGCAGTTCGAGGAGCAGAAGGCCGCCGAGCGCGACCGCAAGGAGCACGAGATCGAGAAGCGCGAGGGCGAGATCGCCAAGCACAAGGAGTTCGTCGACCGCTTCAAGGCGAAGGCGAGCAAGGCGCGGCAGGCGCAGTCCAAGGTCAAGATGATCGAGAAGATCGTCATCGATCGCCTGCCCCAGACGTCGCGCCGCTACCCGACCTTCAAGTTCACACAGCGCCGGCCGTCGGGGCGCCAGGTGCTCGAGCTCGAGGGGATCTCCAAGAGCTACGGCGAGCATCGCGTGTTGAACAACGTGTCGCTGCGGGTCCAGCGCGGCGACCGGTTGGCGATCCTCGGTCCCAACGGCATCGGCAAGTCCACCCTCTTGAAGATCGCCATGGGCGTCGTCGAGCCGGACGCAGGCAAGGTCGAGTGGGGATACGAGACCTGGCCGGGCTACTTCGCCCAGGACCACCGCGAGCTCGTCGACGCCTCCGAGCAGTCCGTCGAGGCCTGGCTCTGGGAGATCGTGCCCTCCGAGACGATCGGCTTCGTGCGCGGCAAGCTCGCCGAGGTCCTCTTCCGCGGTGACGACGTCTACAAGCAGCTGCGCGCCCTCTCCGGCGGCGAGGCCGCGCGGCTCGTGATGGCCAAGCTCTCGGTGCAGAAGCCCAACATCCTGGTGCTCGACGAACCGACCAACCATCTCGACCTCGAGGCGATCGAGGCGTTCGTCGAGGGCCTCGAGGCCTACGACGGCACCATCCTCTTCGTCTCCCACGACCGCTGGTTCGTGAGCCGCCTCGCCAACCGGATCCTGGAGATCACCCACACCGGCATCCGCGACTTCGAGGGCAGTTACGAGGACTACCTCGCGCGCTGCGGCGACGACCATCTCGACGCCGACGTGGTTCTCGCCCGCGCCCGCCAGGACAAGAAGAAGGAGGCGGCAAAGAAGGCCGCCGGGCCGCAGACGCCGGCGCAGGACAAACACCTCAAGGCGCTCGTCCATCGCCGCGACAAGCTCACCGCAGAGATCGAAAAGGCCGAGGCGCGCGTCCACGCCATCAACGAGATGTTCTGCAACCCCGGATTCTTCGACAAGACCGGCGCCACCGAAGTGAAGAAGCTCGAGGCGGAACAGAAGACGCTCAACACGAAGATCGAAGAGGGGATGACCGAGTGGGCGAGGCTCGAGACCGAGCTCGGCGAGCTCACCCCGGCCCCCGCCGCGAATTGA